From the Plasmodium malariae genome assembly, chromosome: 2 genome, one window contains:
- the PmUG01_02010600 gene encoding PIR protein, translated as MSSDSIESEPVVHGTPVFSELKKKYPFLVYWPDYSFEDLRGIYKSKYEDMCMYDNNGSLHNRLYCIKLFSILESLFIRRGLGANNKIFENGKKWFIENKKSIDLGSSEMSKFIKELGVLLEGTYVDDFKTYQGLYGNNTEVMDILKLYYFSENSGKINHIMGSPDNKDYYSTCKFINECLEIYNKYNNFKCSGNNNITYSNPSTICAEVNHFYSKYKLHLYYTLRGMHNISKETTNDTAPIKCLKDPSEISFFGENQKLSTGGKAGVAILSVFGIFLIFYMLYKVI; from the exons atgagTAGTGATAGTATAGAGAGTGAACCTGTAGTGCACGGTACTCCCGTTTTTAGTGAACTGAAGAAAAAG TATCCGTTTTTGGTGTATTGGCCTGACTATTCTTTTGAAGATTTAAGAggaatttataaaagtaaatatgaagatatgtgtatgtatgatAATAATGGATCTCTTCATAATAGACTATATtgcattaaattatttagtaTTTTAGAGAGTTTATTTATCAGGAGGGGATTAGGtgctaataataaaatttttgagAATGGTAAGAAATGGTTTattgaaaacaaaaagagCATTGATTTAGGTTCCAGTGAAATgagtaaatttattaaagaaCTTGGAGTATTACTTGAAGGAACGTATGTAGATGATTTTAAAACGTACCAGGGACTATATGGAAATAATACTGAAGTAATGgatattttgaaattataCTATTTCTCTGAAAATTCTGGAAAAATTAATCATATAATGGGTTCCCCAGACAATAAAGACTATTATTCGACTTGTAAATTTATCAACGAATGccttgaaatatataataagtataataattttaagtgttcaggaaataataatataacatatagtAATCCTAGTACTATATGTGCTGAAGTAAACCatttttatagtaaatataaactgcatttatattatacattaagAGGCATGcataatatttctaaagAGACTACTAATGATACTGCTCCAATTAAATGCTTAAAAGATCCCTCTgagatttctttttttgggGAAAATCAAAAGTTATCCACAGGTGGAAAGGCAGGTGTAGCTATATTATCAGTGTTTGGAATATTCTTGATCTTTTACATGTTATATAaggtaatttaa
- the PmUG01_02010700 gene encoding PIR protein — MESNQKIILDTAIIKSLQEEYPHLNIWSKYSTHSLNGLYNNYQSICNEINLYSEGRLENDVCITIFGLLENYIDDSGTSDTIQGVYNDFMQYSNVEKLSDSINSINIRDFMFYFKNIVRNKVFKNITMIKDVYENNDMLSGIIKLFYFNENVSEIKNILSNRNDQKYANVCKFVNECLDTYREFLNYLCPADMYDRFTDSTICNELQVFFENYDNHLYLPLRRNNNIASLREYPDLARVRCDLSESLYKWYPAFKIFTNIKRDLTPFGKTFISFLSIFGIFLTFYILYMFTPLGSEVNARRQKFKRSWRNIQSAFKDQVKSITNNMCKQNSNNSNNSFNLGYHTSQFKP, encoded by the exons ATGGAAAgtaatcaaaaaataatactggATACAGCTATTATTAAATCCTTACAAGAGGAG TATCCTCATTTGAATATTTGGTCTAAATACAGTACGCATAGTTTGAAtggtttatataataattaccaATCAATatgtaatgaaataaatttatattcgGAAGGAAGGCTTGAGAATGATGTTTGTATTACAATATTCGGGTTATTGGAAAATTATATTGATGATAGTGGAACAAGCGATACTATTCAAGGTGTTTATAATGATTTTATGCAATATAGTAATGTAGAAAAGTTATCCGATTCAATTAATTCTATTAATATAAGagattttatgttttattttaaaaatattgtacgaaataaagtatttaaaaatattactatgaTAAAAGatgtatatgaaaataatgatatgtTAAGTGGTATaatcaaattattttattttaatgaaaatgttagtgaaattaagaatatattatcaaaTAGGAATGAtcaaaaatatgcaaatgtATGTAAATTTGTAAATGAATGCCTAGATACATATAGAGAATTTTTGAACTATTTGTGTCCAGCAGATATGTATGATAGATTTACAGATAGTACTATATGTAATGAATTACaagtattttttgaaaattatgataatcATTTGTATCTTCCAttaagaagaaataataatattgctTCTCTAAGGGAGTACCCAGATTTAGCTCGCGTTAGATGTGATCTCAGTGaatcattatataaatggtATCCAGCTTTCAAAATCTTTACGAATATTAAAAGAGATTTAACACCATTTGGAAAAACGTTTATATCATTTCTTTCCATATTTGGAATATTTCTAAccttttatattctttatatg TTTACACCCCTAGGATCAGAAGTAAATGCACGACGGCAGAAATTTAAAAGGTCGTGGAGAAATATACAATCAGCATTTAAGGATCAAGTAAAGTCAATTACGAATAATATGTGTAAACAAAATTCAAACAATTCAAACAATTCCTTTAATTTGGGTTACCACACTTCACAGTTTAAACCATAA